Below is a window of Syntrophomonas wolfei subsp. wolfei str. Goettingen G311 DNA.
ATCAGTCACCTGAAGAGAACCGGGGCGGTAGATGATTTAAAGACCATTGCCATATCACGGCTTATGCTGGACAATATAGAGCATATCAAGGCCTTTTGGATTATGCTGGGGCTTCCCGTGGCTCAAATTGCCCTGGAATTTGGGGCTGATGATATTGACGGAACCGTGGTAGAAGAAAGGATTATGCATGCTGCCGGGGCCAGTACCGAGAAGGGAATAAGCAAAGAAGAGCTGGTGCATCTAATCAAAGAGTCCGGCTATATCCCAACGGAGAGGGATACTTTATATAATATAATCCGGGAATTCTAAAAAGCGCTTTATCAGCGGCTTCATTGTATTGAAGGGAGTATTGCCATATGCGACCCAGAGTTGGACATATACAGTTTATCAATTGTTTCCCCTTATTTTATGGTTTGATAGAGAAAAAATTCTTACTGGAGATTGATTTGATTAAGGGTAATCCCTCTGACCTTAACCGTATGCTCCAGGAAAACCTCCTGGATCTGGCCCCTATACCATCCATAGCCTATGCCAGGAATTACTGGGACTATGTGCTTATGCCGGATATTTCTGTAAGCTGTGATGGAGAAGTAAAGAGTATTTTCTTTTTTTCCAAAGTACCCATAAATGAACTACACCAAAAAAAAGTGGCTCTTACCAATACTTCGGCAACTTCGCAGGCCCTTCTTCGTGTGATTTTAGCCCGATATTATAATATTATGCCAGAGTACTTTTCCTCTGCTCCCGAACTGGGAGCCATGCTTATGGAGGCTGATGCAGCACTACTGATCGGTGATGATGCCCTTAGAGCCCGCTATAAGAACCAGGATCGCCTGTACATCTATGACCTGGGAGAGGAATGGAAAAAGTTCACCGGCCTGCCTATGGTTTTTGCCCTCTGGGCGATAAGAAAAGACTTTGCTAGCAAGAACCTTGAGCAATTAAAAATTATCAAGGAGACCTTTACTGAATCGATTAAATTTAGCCTGGAAAATGTACAGGATGTGGCGAAAAAAGCTTCGCAATGGGAAGATTTTGGGGCCGATTACCTGGTAGATTATTTTCGTTGTTTGCGCTTTGATTTTGATTCCAGCAAACAGGAAGGTTTACTGGAATACTACCGCCAGGCGAAAAATCAAGGCCTTTTAGACGAGGTGCCGCCTCTGGAAATACTGGGTATTTGAGCGGAAGACGGAAGGCGGAGGACAGAAATAATAAGGGTATGCAAGTTGGATTAATATTCCTTGCCGATATGCGAGTTTAGTAAGGGATGTTCAAAATAAGGCAGCAAGATTTTGGCCTTTTTCGCGGGAAATTAAGTCTATGCAACAGTCTCATTTTGAGGAGAGAGGTGCCAATTACTATTAGACAGCGACTAAAGGAGATTATGAATGGGCGGCGTATGAGCGATGAGGATTTTTTACTCTTGTATGAGCAAGGAGAGCTTCTGGAGATAGGACAGGCTGCCAACCGAAAAAGAGAAGAAATATTTGGTAATAACCAGGCTACTTTTGTTATTGACCGCAATATCAACTACAGCAATATTTGTTCATGCAAATGTCGCTTTTGTGCCTTCTTCCGGAACAAAGAGGATGCAGACGCTTATGTGATAAGCCCGGAAAGCCTTTTTGACAAAATTGATGAAGCCATGGAGCTGGGAGCTACCCAGCTTATGATTCAGGGTGGGCTTAACGAAGATCTGGATATAAAGTATTTTGAAGAAATGTTTAGCAGTATCAAAGCCCGCTACGATATTTGTATTCATTCCTTGACCGCTCCAGAGATTGCCTTTATTGCCCGTATTTCCGGGCTGAATATAAGGGAAACTCTGATGCGGCTGAAAGCGGCCGGCTTGGATTCGCTTCCCGGCGGGGGAGCCGAAGTTTTACATGATGATGTACGCCGGGAGATAAGTCCTAATAAAATTAGCAGTAGCCAATGGCTGGAGGTAATGAAAATTGCCCATGAAATAGGGATGGAAACGACTGCAACTATGATGATGGGTAGTGTGGATCAACTTAAGCACCGGGTGGCTCATCTGCGGCTGATAAGAGATTTGCAGGATGAAACCGGAGGGTTTAGGGCCTTTATTCCCTGGACCTACCAACCGGGTAATAACGAACTGATGGGGCGTAAAATGTACTCGGCCCAGTACTTGAAATTTCTGGCCCTGTCCCGGCTCTATTTGGATAACTTTGCTCACATCCAGGGTTCCTGGGTTACGCAAGGAGATAGGGTTGGGCAGATTTCATTGCTTTTCGGTGCTGATGATCTGGGCAGTATTATGATAGAAGAAAATGTGGTTCGCTCGGCAGGTTTGGAATATAAAATGAAGAAAGAAGAAATGATCGAACTTATAAGGGGAGCAGGTAGGATTCCTGCACTAAGAGACACTGAATACCGGATATTAGAGGTATATTAGTCATCGGAAGACAGAAGACGGAACCGTAGTTCAACCATTGTTTAGAGAGGAGTTGAACAGGTGCAAGTTCCTGGCTGTCAGCTGGCCTTTATCGGCGGGTCCAGCAGCTTGAGTATTGAGGTTCCAGAAAGCCTGGGCCTGGATTATGTTCAAGTTCTAGAGAAAGGCCTGATTTTTTCCACTCCTTACGGATTGAGCCCTGAATTCAAGCTGATAAATATCCAAGGAGAACAAGACGAGAGGAAAGTCTTAAGCTGCCGGATGCATGGTTGGCGCAGCGGGGTTAGCAGGGCGGATGCTTCCCGTCAAGTCTTTTGGGTTTTACAGCAAGCGGGGGTAAAAAGAGTACTGGCTGAAGGTGGAGTAGGGGCAATTAATCACCTGCTCAAACCCCGAGATGTAATTATACCCCATGATTACATGGACTTTTCCCTGCGCAAAGATGTAGGACTGGAGGAACGCTACCTTTTAGTAATGCGTGAGGCTCTTTGTGGAGTTATGAGGAAACACCTGCTAGAATTACTGGAGAAGAGTTGGAGATTTCGAGTTTTTGACCGGGGAGTTTATGTTAATACCGATGGCCGGCATTTTGAGAGCCCTGCGGAAGTGGCATTATTCAAAATGGCCGGAGGTGACATA
It encodes the following:
- a CDS encoding menaquinone biosynthetic enzyme MqnA/MqnD family protein, with the translated sequence MRPRVGHIQFINCFPLFYGLIEKKFLLEIDLIKGNPSDLNRMLQENLLDLAPIPSIAYARNYWDYVLMPDISVSCDGEVKSIFFFSKVPINELHQKKVALTNTSATSQALLRVILARYYNIMPEYFSSAPELGAMLMEADAALLIGDDALRARYKNQDRLYIYDLGEEWKKFTGLPMVFALWAIRKDFASKNLEQLKIIKETFTESIKFSLENVQDVAKKASQWEDFGADYLVDYFRCLRFDFDSSKQEGLLEYYRQAKNQGLLDEVPPLEILGI
- the mqnC gene encoding cyclic dehypoxanthinyl futalosine synthase — encoded protein: MNGRRMSDEDFLLLYEQGELLEIGQAANRKREEIFGNNQATFVIDRNINYSNICSCKCRFCAFFRNKEDADAYVISPESLFDKIDEAMELGATQLMIQGGLNEDLDIKYFEEMFSSIKARYDICIHSLTAPEIAFIARISGLNIRETLMRLKAAGLDSLPGGGAEVLHDDVRREISPNKISSSQWLEVMKIAHEIGMETTATMMMGSVDQLKHRVAHLRLIRDLQDETGGFRAFIPWTYQPGNNELMGRKMYSAQYLKFLALSRLYLDNFAHIQGSWVTQGDRVGQISLLFGADDLGSIMIEENVVRSAGLEYKMKKEEMIELIRGAGRIPALRDTEYRILEVY
- a CDS encoding MTAP family purine nucleoside phosphorylase, with translation MQVPGCQLAFIGGSSSLSIEVPESLGLDYVQVLEKGLIFSTPYGLSPEFKLINIQGEQDERKVLSCRMHGWRSGVSRADASRQVFWVLQQAGVKRVLAEGGVGAINHLLKPRDVIIPHDYMDFSLRKDVGLEERYLLVMREALCGVMRKHLLELLEKSWRFRVFDRGVYVNTDGRHFESPAEVALFKMAGGDIVGQSICPEVYLAREIGACFAGLYLVVNYAEGIVSPWEHEELSEIFYGESLTLARTVFEFFRTLPPGRECNCAELRKETLLKEVYK